A genomic segment from Streptomyces antibioticus encodes:
- a CDS encoding glycerophosphoryl diester phosphodiesterase membrane domain-containing protein, with product MKDTPGWASPGSAPSDGQEPGASDPADRPSGPQPADQPGARPQSPGTKWSDEQPPPAPWSAPAGPQNPAQPPPPPPPGPGWGTPPPPAGPDGYGHPGGRRGPGGHGAPGWGSGWGGPPPAVKPGVIPLRPLGVGEMLDGAVSTMRTYWRTVLGISLAIAIVFETAVVLLQGLVLDDTLDTAALSDPSAGLDEQTQAMGDVMRSSGLLLLITMLGILTGTALLAAVTSRAVLGKPVTLKEIWRDARRQLPRLLGLIALLLLITGGVAAVCLLPGILVTASGGGEGGAALISLGSLGAFALVVWLVVRFSLAAPALMLEKQGIKKALTRSAKLVRGSWWRMFGIQFLALVIANIISTIVVLPFALLGAAVSDDGIGGLLDAGSEYGWTYLIVSGVGSVVGSMITLPIAAGVTVLLYIDQRIRREALDLDLARAAGVQGYGSPVPGTRPGS from the coding sequence ATGAAAGACACTCCGGGCTGGGCCTCGCCCGGATCCGCCCCGTCCGACGGACAGGAGCCCGGCGCGTCCGACCCCGCCGACCGCCCGAGCGGCCCGCAGCCCGCGGACCAGCCGGGTGCTCGTCCACAGAGCCCCGGCACGAAGTGGTCCGACGAGCAGCCGCCACCCGCTCCGTGGTCCGCGCCCGCAGGCCCGCAGAACCCGGCCCAGCCTCCTCCGCCCCCGCCCCCCGGCCCCGGCTGGGGCACCCCGCCGCCCCCGGCGGGCCCGGACGGCTACGGCCACCCCGGCGGCCGGCGCGGCCCCGGCGGTCACGGCGCCCCTGGCTGGGGCTCCGGCTGGGGCGGCCCTCCGCCCGCGGTGAAGCCCGGAGTGATCCCGCTCCGCCCGCTCGGCGTGGGCGAAATGCTCGACGGCGCCGTCTCCACCATGCGCACCTACTGGCGCACGGTCCTGGGCATCTCCCTGGCCATCGCGATCGTCTTCGAGACCGCCGTCGTCCTGCTCCAGGGCCTGGTCCTCGACGACACCCTGGACACCGCCGCCCTCAGCGACCCGAGCGCCGGCCTCGACGAGCAAACCCAGGCCATGGGCGACGTCATGCGCAGCTCCGGCCTGCTCCTGCTGATCACCATGCTCGGCATCCTCACGGGGACCGCCCTGCTCGCCGCCGTCACCAGCCGCGCGGTCCTCGGCAAGCCGGTCACCCTCAAGGAGATCTGGCGCGACGCCCGCCGCCAACTCCCCCGGCTGCTCGGCCTGATCGCCCTTCTGCTGCTCATCACGGGCGGTGTCGCCGCCGTCTGCCTCCTGCCCGGCATCCTGGTGACCGCGTCGGGCGGCGGTGAGGGCGGCGCCGCGCTCATCAGCCTCGGCAGCCTGGGCGCGTTCGCGCTGGTCGTGTGGCTGGTGGTCCGCTTCTCCCTCGCCGCCCCCGCCCTGATGCTGGAGAAGCAGGGCATCAAGAAGGCCCTGACCCGGTCCGCGAAACTCGTCCGCGGCTCCTGGTGGCGGATGTTCGGCATCCAGTTCCTCGCCCTGGTCATCGCGAACATCATCTCCACCATCGTCGTGCTCCCCTTCGCCCTCCTGGGCGCGGCGGTGAGCGACGACGGCATCGGCGGGCTCCTCGACGCCGGCAGCGAGTACGGCTGGACCTACCTGATCGTCAGCGGCGTCGGCTCGGTCGTCGGCTCCATGATCACGCTCCCCATCGCGGCGGGCGTCACCGTGCTGCTCTACATCGACCAGCGCATCCGCCGCGAGGCCCTCGACCTCGACCTGGCCCGCGCCGCGGGCGTCCAGGGCTACGGCTCCCCCGTCCCCGGCACCAGGCCCGGGAGCTGA
- a CDS encoding AAA family ATPase, which translates to MDPTTDNAGTTGDPGHARASLEALRAEISKAVVGQDPAVTGLVVALLCRGHVLLEGVPGVAKTLLVRALASALELDTKRVQFTPDLMPSDVTGSLVYDTRSAEFSFQPGPVFTNLLLADEINRTPPKTQSSLLEAMEERQVTVDGTPRPLPDPFLVAATQNPVEYEGTYPLPEAQLDRFLLKLTVPLPSRQEEIDVLTRHAEGFDPRDLKAAGVRPVAGPADLEAARAAVAKTTVSPEITAYVVDICRATRESPSLTLGVSPRGATALLATARAWAWLTGRDYVIPDDVKALALPTLRHRVQLRPEAEMEGVTADSVINAILTHVPVPR; encoded by the coding sequence ATGGACCCGACCACTGACAACGCCGGGACCACCGGGGACCCGGGCCACGCCCGAGCCTCCCTGGAAGCCCTGCGCGCCGAGATCTCCAAGGCCGTGGTCGGCCAGGACCCCGCCGTGACCGGCCTCGTCGTCGCACTGCTCTGCCGCGGACACGTTCTCCTTGAAGGAGTCCCCGGAGTGGCCAAAACGTTGCTCGTCCGCGCCCTCGCATCCGCACTGGAACTCGACACCAAGCGCGTCCAGTTCACCCCCGACCTCATGCCCAGCGACGTCACCGGCTCCCTCGTCTACGACACCCGCAGCGCCGAGTTCTCCTTCCAGCCCGGCCCGGTCTTCACCAACCTGCTGCTCGCCGACGAGATCAACCGCACCCCGCCCAAGACCCAGTCCTCCCTCCTCGAAGCGATGGAGGAACGCCAGGTCACCGTCGACGGCACCCCCCGCCCCCTCCCCGACCCGTTCCTGGTCGCCGCGACCCAGAACCCCGTTGAGTACGAGGGCACCTATCCCCTCCCCGAAGCCCAACTCGACCGCTTCCTCCTCAAACTGACGGTCCCTCTCCCCTCCCGCCAGGAGGAGATCGACGTCCTCACCCGCCACGCCGAGGGCTTCGACCCGCGCGACCTCAAAGCCGCCGGCGTACGCCCCGTGGCGGGCCCCGCCGACCTCGAAGCCGCCCGCGCCGCCGTCGCCAAGACCACCGTCTCCCCCGAGATCACCGCCTACGTCGTCGACATCTGCCGCGCCACCCGCGAATCGCCCTCCCTCACCCTGGGCGTCTCCCCCCGCGGCGCCACCGCCCTCCTCGCCACCGCCCGCGCCTGGGCCTGGCTCACCGGCCGCGACTACGTCATCCCCGACGACGTGAAAGCCCTCGCCCTCCCCACGCTCCGCCACCGCGTCCAACTCCGCCCGGAGGCCGAGATGGAGGGCGTGACGGCCGACTCCGTCATCAACGCGATCCTCACCCACGTCCCCGTCCCCCGCTGA
- a CDS encoding DUF4129 domain-containing protein: protein MSLAGGVLTAVPLTNGGAVHVLARWADGPALALATSDDGPPLTIPRDPAQEAARRELAKRLYHENDPNLFERALDKFWNWLGDLLGTASTTGLSSTLGLFVIVLAVLAVAGVLWWRLGTPRRRPVSTAALFDDRPRSAAEHRAAAEAHAAQGHWNQAVQERMRAIVRALEERALLDVRPGRTADEAAAEAGRTLPAHTDRLRGAARDFDDVTYGGRTATEEAYHRIAALDHDLDLTKPQLTTSSADSTADAARQGAAR from the coding sequence GTGAGCCTGGCGGGGGGAGTTCTCACAGCGGTACCACTCACGAACGGCGGGGCCGTCCATGTCCTCGCGCGCTGGGCCGACGGCCCGGCGCTCGCCCTGGCGACCTCGGACGACGGTCCGCCCCTGACGATCCCCCGCGACCCCGCCCAGGAGGCGGCCCGCCGCGAACTGGCCAAACGCCTGTACCACGAGAACGACCCCAACCTCTTCGAACGGGCCCTGGACAAGTTCTGGAACTGGCTCGGCGACCTCCTGGGCACCGCGTCGACCACAGGACTCAGCAGCACGCTCGGCCTGTTCGTCATCGTCCTGGCCGTGCTCGCCGTCGCCGGTGTCCTGTGGTGGCGCCTGGGCACCCCCCGCCGCCGACCGGTCTCCACCGCCGCCCTGTTCGACGACCGTCCCCGCAGCGCCGCCGAACACCGCGCGGCCGCCGAGGCACACGCCGCCCAGGGCCACTGGAACCAGGCCGTCCAGGAACGCATGCGCGCCATCGTCCGCGCCCTGGAGGAACGCGCCCTCCTCGACGTCCGCCCCGGCCGCACCGCGGACGAGGCCGCCGCCGAAGCCGGCCGCACCCTGCCCGCCCACACCGACCGACTGCGCGGCGCCGCCCGCGACTTCGACGACGTCACATACGGCGGCCGCACCGCCACCGAGGAGGCGTACCACCGCATCGCCGCCCTCGACCACGACCTGGACCTCACCAAACCCCAGCTCACCACCAGCAGCGCCGACAGCACGGCCGACGCGGCCCGCCAGGGAGCCGCCCGATGA
- a CDS encoding DUF58 domain-containing protein codes for MALTGRAALLAALGSLPVGILEPSWAGILAVNAPLAAACACDFALAAPVRRLLLTRSSDTSTRLGETADVTLTLTNPSRRPLRAHLRDAWPPSSWQPGTETEASRARLTVPPGERRRVTTRLRPTRRGDHQADRVTIRSYGPLGLFSRQGTHKVPWTVRVLPPFTSRKHLPSKLARLRELDGRTSLVTRGEGTEFDSLREYVPGDDTRSIDWRATARHSTVAVRTWRPERDRHILLILDTGRTSAGRVGDAPRLDASMDAALLLAALASRAGDRVDLLAYDRRIRALVQGRTARDILPSLVNAMATLEPELVETDTRTLTATALRTAPRHALIVLLTTLDAAPVEEGLLPVLPQLTQRHTVLLASVADPHVAEMAEARGTIDGVYEAAAAAQAQTERHRTAEQLRRHGVTVVDATPDELAPALADAYLALKAAGRL; via the coding sequence ATGGCACTCACCGGACGCGCCGCCCTCCTCGCGGCCCTCGGCTCCCTCCCCGTCGGCATCCTCGAACCGAGCTGGGCCGGCATCCTCGCCGTCAACGCCCCGCTCGCCGCCGCCTGCGCCTGCGACTTCGCCCTCGCCGCCCCCGTACGCCGCCTGCTCCTGACCCGCTCCAGCGACACCTCGACCCGCCTCGGCGAGACAGCCGACGTCACCCTCACCCTCACCAACCCCTCCCGCCGCCCCCTGCGCGCCCACCTCCGCGACGCCTGGCCCCCCAGCAGCTGGCAGCCCGGCACGGAAACCGAGGCATCCCGCGCCCGTCTGACCGTCCCGCCCGGCGAACGCCGCCGCGTCACCACCCGCCTACGCCCCACCCGCCGAGGCGACCACCAGGCCGACCGCGTCACCATCCGCTCCTACGGCCCCCTCGGCCTCTTCTCCCGCCAAGGCACCCACAAGGTCCCCTGGACGGTCCGTGTCCTCCCCCCGTTCACCAGCCGCAAGCACCTCCCCTCCAAACTGGCCCGCCTGCGCGAACTCGACGGCCGCACCAGCCTCGTCACCCGCGGCGAAGGCACCGAATTCGACAGCCTGCGCGAATACGTCCCCGGCGACGACACCCGCTCCATCGACTGGCGCGCCACCGCCCGGCACTCCACGGTCGCCGTCCGCACCTGGCGACCCGAACGCGACCGCCACATCCTCCTGATCCTCGACACCGGCCGTACCTCCGCGGGCCGCGTCGGCGACGCCCCCCGCCTCGACGCCTCCATGGACGCCGCCCTGCTCCTCGCCGCCCTGGCCTCCCGCGCCGGCGACCGAGTCGACCTCCTCGCCTACGACCGCCGCATCCGCGCCCTCGTCCAGGGCCGCACCGCCCGCGACATCCTTCCCTCCCTGGTCAACGCCATGGCCACCCTCGAACCCGAACTCGTCGAAACCGACACCCGCACCCTCACCGCCACAGCACTGCGTACGGCACCCCGCCACGCGCTGATCGTCCTGCTCACCACCCTCGACGCGGCCCCGGTCGAGGAGGGCCTCCTCCCCGTCCTGCCGCAGCTCACCCAGCGCCACACGGTCCTGCTGGCCTCGGTCGCCGATCCCCACGTCGCCGAAATGGCCGAGGCCCGCGGCACGATCGACGGGGTGTACGAGGCGGCAGCCGCAGCCCAGGCCCAGACCGAACGCCACCGCACCGCCGAACAACTGCGCCGCCACGGAGTCACCGTCGTGGACGCGACACCCGACGAACTCGCGCCGGCACTCGCGGACGCGTATCTCGCACTGAAGGCCGCCGGTCGCCTCTGA
- a CDS encoding DUF4350 domain-containing protein — MTTGTARPSTSASPTARQVWTRARGIALATALLLAGAVALAGLHSDARHGTLDPRSADPYGSRAVAELLADRGVSTRVVTTLAEARTATGPDTTLLVAVPDLLTPHQQRTLHAATTGSGGRTILVAPGSPSVGTLAPGVTAAPATSRSTALSPDCALPDARRAGTAETGGTRYTTRHLDADTCYPSRRLATLLRIPDTSGDGDTVVLGAPDILFNTRLDQQGNASLALQLLGSRPHLVWYLPSLSDTSTTDQDDEKSFFDLLPSGWLWGTLQLFIAAALAALWRARRLGPLVPEKLPVAIRASETVEGRARLYRNASARDRAAAALRSTTRTRLAPLVGIPVTQAHTPEALVPALSAHLHGDGQPLHSILFGPPPHDDTALITLADQLDALEREVRRP; from the coding sequence ATGACCACCGGGACCGCGCGCCCCTCCACCTCCGCCTCGCCCACCGCCCGCCAGGTGTGGACCCGCGCGCGAGGCATCGCCCTCGCGACCGCCCTCCTCCTCGCAGGCGCCGTCGCCCTGGCCGGTCTCCACTCCGACGCCCGGCACGGCACCCTCGACCCGCGCTCCGCCGACCCCTACGGCAGCCGCGCCGTCGCCGAACTCCTCGCCGACCGCGGTGTGTCCACCCGCGTCGTCACCACCCTCGCCGAGGCCCGCACCGCCACCGGACCGGACACCACCCTCCTCGTCGCCGTCCCCGACCTCCTGACGCCCCACCAGCAGCGCACCCTGCACGCGGCGACCACCGGCTCCGGCGGCCGCACGATCCTCGTCGCCCCCGGCAGCCCCTCCGTCGGCACCCTCGCCCCCGGAGTCACCGCCGCCCCCGCCACCAGCCGCTCCACCGCCCTCTCCCCCGACTGCGCGCTGCCGGACGCCCGCCGCGCCGGCACCGCCGAGACCGGCGGCACCCGCTACACCACCCGCCACCTCGACGCCGACACCTGCTACCCCAGCCGGCGCCTGGCCACCCTGCTGCGCATCCCGGACACCTCCGGCGACGGCGACACCGTCGTCCTCGGAGCACCCGACATCCTCTTCAACACCCGCCTCGACCAGCAGGGCAACGCCTCGCTCGCTCTCCAACTCCTCGGCTCGCGCCCACATCTCGTCTGGTACCTCCCCTCACTCTCCGACACCTCCACCACCGACCAGGACGACGAGAAAAGCTTCTTCGACCTGCTCCCCTCCGGCTGGCTCTGGGGCACCCTGCAACTCTTCATCGCCGCAGCCCTCGCCGCCCTCTGGAGGGCACGCCGACTCGGCCCCCTCGTCCCCGAGAAGCTCCCCGTCGCGATCCGCGCCTCCGAAACCGTCGAAGGCCGCGCCCGCCTCTACCGCAACGCCTCCGCACGCGACCGCGCGGCCGCCGCTCTCCGCTCCACCACCCGCACCCGCCTCGCCCCTCTCGTAGGCATCCCCGTCACCCAGGCACACACACCCGAAGCACTCGTCCCCGCCCTGTCCGCCCACCTCCACGGCGACGGACAGCCCCTGCACTCCATCCTCTTCGGCCCGCCGCCCCACGACGACACGGCCCTCATCACCCTCGCCGACCAACTCGACGCCCTCGAAAGAGAGGTACGCCGTCCATGA